ACCTCAGCTCGGGCGCCCCGACATGAACGGCGTGCATGTCGCGGTCCACGAAAAAGCCGCCGAGGGTCAGGGTGACACTCTCGCGGGCCTGCACCTCGTACAGGCAGGCGAGCGCACCCGATTCCGGCGGCATCACCACCTGGCGCCGCACCCGCACGCCGCGCCAGAGTTGCTCGCGCTCCGGAAGCAGGTCACGCACCGTCACGCGGCCCAGCACGTCCAGCCCGCGCCCCTCGAAGACGCCGGGCGCGACCTCCAGCGCGTGCAGGTCGAGGTGTTCGCCGGCCACGTCCAGACGCTCCAGCGGCGAGACCAGGTGGGTAAAGCGCGACACCGGGGGCGCGGCGCTGGCCACCAGCCCCGAGTAGCAGCGGGTCGGCACCCCGGCGAGGCTGCTCAGTGCGAAACCGCCCAGGCCGTCGGTGAGCAGGACCTCCAGGTCAGGGTCACGCGCCGCCTGCGGACCATAGGTCCGGGTGCAGGCCGGGGAGGAGCCGGGGGGGGCAGAGGAGAGCAGACGGGTCATGCTGCCGCCCAGCATGGCAGATGGGCGCGGGCCCCCTCCGGGCGAGGAGAGGCGCCCGGCGCAGAAGTGATGGGGACACATGCCGCCGGGCGCGGGGGTCTAGACTTGGCCCCGGTATGACCTCCCCTGTTCCGCCCGTCCGTTCCCCGGCTCCCGCCTGGCGCCGCGCCGCGCCTCCGGTGTTCGCCGCCGCGCTCGTGGGGGGCCTGGCCTGGGCGCTGCTGCGGCCCGCCGGCCCAGAGGGCGGCAGCGGCAGCATGCTGGTCGGGCAGCCGGCGCCGGCTTTTGCCCTGACCTCGCTGGGCGGTGAGTCGGTGGCGCTCGAAGCGTACCGCGGCCGCCCCGTCGTGCTGAATTTCTGGGCCTCGTGGTGTGATCCCTGCCGCCGCGAAGCGCCGCTGTTTGCCGAGCTCGCCCGCCGCCCGGGGGGACCCGCCGTGATCGGGGTGCTGTTCAACGAAACCAACGAGGCGGGCGCCCGCACCTTCGCGGGGCAGTATGGGCTGAACTATCCCCACCTGCGCGATCCTGGGGCCGACACCGCCATCGCCTACACGGTGA
The sequence above is a segment of the Deinococcus reticulitermitis genome. Coding sequences within it:
- a CDS encoding TlpA family protein disulfide reductase, producing MTSPVPPVRSPAPAWRRAAPPVFAAALVGGLAWALLRPAGPEGGSGSMLVGQPAPAFALTSLGGESVALEAYRGRPVVLNFWASWCDPCRREAPLFAELARRPGGPAVIGVLFNETNEAGARTFAGQYGLNYPHLRDPGADTAIAYTVTGIPQTVFIDAGGVVQRVDRGELNREGLSEGLRSIGVPGL